In Novipirellula caenicola, the genomic stretch CTTGGAAAGCCGTGCGACAATCCATTGTCGGTCAGCTTTTCAAGCGGAGACCGCTGGCGGTGGACGTGACGTTTTTTGGGGACCGCGGATACTCTCGCAGCGGCGATCACACCCCAAGCCCGCTGACGGCTTGGAAAGCCGTGCGACAAACCATTGTCGGTCAGCTTTCCAAGCTGATACCGCGGTCGGTGGACGTGACGCTTTTTTGGAGACAGCGGATACTCTCGCGGCGGCGATCACACCCCAAGCCCGCTAACGGCTTGGAAAGCCGTGCGACAATGTTTTGTCGGTCTAGACTAGGACGTCAGTGCCATGTCGACGACCTTGACGAGCTCTCGGCCGGTGCGGCGACGCGCCCATTGCTTCAGCTCGAACTGCGCCGACCAAGCACTGTGGCACACCCTGGCCCACCATCGGGGCGCGACGACTCGTAACTGCAATAGCGGCGTCGGCTGGGCGCCAATGCGTGCTTTGTACGGCTCGTCGCCTCGCATGTACTCGACCCCACGAAGCCCTTGATCGTGCACGTATTTGAGCGTGTTCACCGCGAGAATTCGGCCGGGCTCGAGTTTGGATGCGTCCAGATCAAAGCCGCTGCTGTAGATGTACAGCAGATCGTCGGAAAGGATCCCCAACTCGCTGCCGATGATCCGACCGTCCAATCGCAGCACTGGCAGATACAAACGATCATTGCGGAACATCTCATGAGCCATCTGGATCACGAAATCACGGAGCCGTTTGTCGGCATAGGTTCCTGGTTCGCCCACGGCGTTCCAGCGGCGCTGATGCAGCTCGATCATCGCGCCGATGAACTCGTCCACCTGCTCGGTCGAATTCGCGACGACGCGTTCCATTCCTGGCGTTTTGTCCACCGCTTCGAGAAACCCTTTGGTCTTTTTGCGAGTCCGTTTGCTATGGTTGCTCAACTGTTGTTCCCACGATTCCGCGGCCTGCAATAGCCAGGTGCTCATACGTGATTGGGCATGAACGATCACTCCCGCCCGGGCAAGCGATGCAGAGAAGCATCGCATCACGGGATCCGCAGCGCTAACTCCATCGAGTTCGAGAAAATCCCAGCCACAAGCGTCCGTCGCAGCATGTTCACACAAAAATTGAACCATCGCATCGATAATGCTGTCGGCATCCGCGTCGTTGGGGTTCAAAAGGATCGAGGCAAAGTCAGTGCAAGCATTGTTGTCCCCGATAAAACGCAGCGTTCGTGGCGAAGCAAGGCTTCGACAAAGTGGCAAAATCCCGCGAATCTGCTCCTGCGAGTCGCGGACGACCACCACGCTGGGCTCCAATGAATCGCCAAACTGGGCCCACCACGGTTTCAGCCAACTGGTTTGACGAAAGGGAACTCCGCCGGAAAGCAAATTCCAGCTGCTGGGGTGATCGAACAGGGTGCTAACGCAGCGCAAACATTCGACTCGGTACATTATTGGGGCCATCACCGGGAAAATTTTCAGGGGGGATTCACCTGAAAATCTAGCCCCGAGGAAGGGTCGCGTACGGACGCAGCGCTAGGTTTCGCTTACAATGCAGCTTGCAAAAAAACGCCGAAGCTACGCAATCGTCACGATCGTTTTATTCGTCCTTTGCGCCGCTTCGCATCCGAATTTGCCTGCCGCATGCCCTACCTGATTCTCCTTCCCCCTGTTTTCTTCACCTTCATTGTTCTGGAAATCAAATGACGTCATCCCAATGGTTTGTTGGTAAATTGCCGATTGCAATCTTGGTCGGACTCGGATTACCAGCCCTAGGCGTTGCCGAATCTCCGTCGTCTCAAGCAAGTGCAACGGCGAATCCGTCGTCTTGGGCCGAATTTCACGGCGTCAATGCTCACGGGTTTACCGCCGACGGATCGCTTCCCTCGCAGTGGGACGAAAACGACTACGCATGGCGTCATGACACCGGCGATTACAACGTCGGGTCCCCGATCATTGCCAACGGGTTGGTGATCTTTTTGACGTCGGATGTCAAGAAGCAAACGATCGCGGTCAGAGCATTGGACTTGAAAACCGGGCAATTGGCCTGGCAGCGTCCCTATCCGCATCACGTCAAACGTCTGCACTCGCGAAACACCGCCGCGTCCAGCACAGCCGCCGCCGACGCAACTCACATCTATTGTTCCTGGAGTGATCCTGAGCACACGATGCTGAAGTGTTTCGACTTTGATGGCAACGAGATCTGGTCGCGTGATTTTGGAACTTGGCAAAGCCAACACGGCTTTGGCACGTCGCCCCGGATCTTTGGTTCGCTGGTCATTCTGTTCAATTCGCAGCAAGGCGAACAATTAAGGCAAGACGAAACCCCGGGACAAAGTCGGATGATTGCGGTCGACCGCAATACCGGCGAAACCGTTTGGGAAACCGCATTGAAAACCACTCGGACTTGCTACGGGGTGCCCGCCATTTTCCAAAGCGACGATGGCACGGCTCAAGTGATCGATGCCAACACTGGTAACGGCATGTTTGGGCTGGACGCCACGACAGGCGAAATGCTGTGGAGTTTGCCGGTATTCGGTGCACGCTGCTGCAGCACCCCGTTAGTCGTAGGCGACTTGGCGATTGCGACTGCGGGCAGCGGAGGCGGCGGCAACCATCTTGTCGCGGTCCGTATCCCCAAGTCGAAAAACGAATCTCCCGAACAAGTTTACCGAATCGACCGAGGGTCGCCGTACGTGCCGACCCCCGCAAAGAAGGGCGACCGTTTGTTCATCGTCGACGACAAAGGGATCGCATCATGTGTGGATGTCACGTCGGGCGAGACCCTTTGGAAAGAGCGAATTGGTGGAAATTTCGGAGCCTCGCCGATCATCGTCAATGACACCGTGTTGATCATCAGTTTGGACGGGAAAGCGACGCT encodes the following:
- a CDS encoding GNAT family N-acetyltransferase, producing MAPIMYRVECLRCVSTLFDHPSSWNLLSGGVPFRQTSWLKPWWAQFGDSLEPSVVVVRDSQEQIRGILPLCRSLASPRTLRFIGDNNACTDFASILLNPNDADADSIIDAMVQFLCEHAATDACGWDFLELDGVSAADPVMRCFSASLARAGVIVHAQSRMSTWLLQAAESWEQQLSNHSKRTRKKTKGFLEAVDKTPGMERVVANSTEQVDEFIGAMIELHQRRWNAVGEPGTYADKRLRDFVIQMAHEMFRNDRLYLPVLRLDGRIIGSELGILSDDLLYIYSSGFDLDASKLEPGRILAVNTLKYVHDQGLRGVEYMRGDEPYKARIGAQPTPLLQLRVVAPRWWARVCHSAWSAQFELKQWARRRTGRELVKVVDMALTS
- a CDS encoding PQQ-binding-like beta-propeller repeat protein — encoded protein: MTSSQWFVGKLPIAILVGLGLPALGVAESPSSQASATANPSSWAEFHGVNAHGFTADGSLPSQWDENDYAWRHDTGDYNVGSPIIANGLVIFLTSDVKKQTIAVRALDLKTGQLAWQRPYPHHVKRLHSRNTAASSTAAADATHIYCSWSDPEHTMLKCFDFDGNEIWSRDFGTWQSQHGFGTSPRIFGSLVILFNSQQGEQLRQDETPGQSRMIAVDRNTGETVWETALKTTRTCYGVPAIFQSDDGTAQVIDANTGNGMFGLDATTGEMLWSLPVFGARCCSTPLVVGDLAIATAGSGGGGNHLVAVRIPKSKNESPEQVYRIDRGSPYVPTPAKKGDRLFIVDDKGIASCVDVTSGETLWKERIGGNFGASPIIVNDTVLIISLDGKATLLRASDQFEKLGQVDLGGPVGATPAYSNGRLLLRVGNEIRCLATAGS